One Pseudobutyrivibrio xylanivorans genomic window, TGCAATTCCACCTACGATAGAACCAGCGATATTACAATTCTCCAAATTTACATTGTAAATCTGACCGCTAAGTCTTCCGAAGAGTCCCATATTTTCATCATTGTCAGATAGTGAATAATAATTTTTTATGCTATAGCCCTGTCCATCATAAACACCATCAAATTTCACATTATTTCTTCCCCATCCAACAGGATTAACCGAAGTCACTCCATCAAACTCTATGTCTGCTGTCTGAATAAAATGCACACCTGAAACAGAATTGCCAGAATTAACTATCTGCTGTAGTTTTCTCCAGTCTTCAACTGAAGCTATCTGATAAGGATTGCAACTACTTCCCTTCCCAGCGAAACTATCTTCCAAACCATATGAACGGTTAATCGTTCCGAATATCACAACAATCACCGCTGCAGCTATGCAGACAATTTGAACTTCTAATGTTCTCCTAATTCTTCCTTCAAAAATCGAACCAACCAATATTTTAAATACTATAATTACAATCACAGTATTTAAAACAAATGTTGTAACATTCATAGGACAATCGAGATTTTTCCTTTTACTAAAGGAATCAACCCATGACCACATTGGTAATATCAAAATAGCCTGCAACAATCCAAGTAAAAATGCATCTATCTCCGCCTTTTCTTCGTCACTTTGATTCATATATACCACTGCAGCTGGAATATAAAGCATTAATGTATAAGTAAATGAAAAATATGGGAACCAAATACATGCTGTAGCAATCAAAAATAGTCTTTCCCACTCTCTTTTACAAAATAGTGCAGCGACCAAAAGGACAACTAACATTACAGCAGGAATCCATCCATAAAGCTCACCTTTGACACCTAACATGGTTCCAAGTATTGTTGTAAAATTTCTGATAGAGTAATTTCCACCTACACCATTACTTGTCAGGACATCATTGGCAGCTGACATGCCACCTAGCCATTTTATAATAGTTACTACTCCATCAAAATAGAAGTATGGAATAACAAATGTAAAAAATCCCATAACCGCCAAAGCAACTGTCTCTTTCCATTTCTTCCTTCTTAGAGTAAGTAAACCAAACAATGCTGGGTAAAGCTTGATACTGGCTGATAAACTCAATGCAAAAAAAGCTATATATCTAAGCCTTTTATCCTCAGCATTATATAATGCCAAGTACACCATAAGAAATGCAAAAGAAACCATGATAAGATTTCCTCTTTCTACTGTGCACAATATTGGTCCTGACAACAAAAGTAACAATATATTTTTCCTGTCACTTTCACTATTAAGAATTGATTTTACAGAGTATGCAATCAAAATAAAACATGCTACAAAGATTAAGACAAATCCCATCATAGCTATTTCATTGTCTCGTAGATTAATTGCATTTTCCCCTAACATGACAGCATTGTTAATTGGCATTCCAGGATTACTAATAAATGCTTTCATAGCTGACAGGATAACAAAACACATTGCTGGCCAGTTTGCCTTCAAAATATATACATCATCCGCAAATGTCAAACTAAGCATGTTAAAATAATCCATGAAAACATCATCCAGATTCTTATGGAAATAACCAGCTAGATAATAACTTTTTGTCACACCCATAATTATCACTGAACAAATTCCTGTGACAAATAAAGTCTTCCAAAATATGCTGTTCTTATTTCTCCCAAATAGATTTGAGGCAATCCACAAGAGTGTGTACATAACACCTACTAAAGCAATCCATGCTACAAAACTCTTAACCAAAAATCTCTTTGAAAAAAGCAGCTTTCCATTACCAAATTCAATTCTATTTAAAGTGAAATCCGCATAACCATCTTCTGCTCCGATAAACTGAAGCTTCACCGCACCAACATGTTTGTCACTTTTAAATTCAATTGTTGTATCATCCTGTGAAACTATAAGCTTCTTTGAATAATTAGCTGAAAACCCCTCTTCATATGGATAATATGCCCTCACAATAATTTTTTCAGCATCTTCAGGCTTCATATTAATTCGTATAGACGTATATGAGCTGTTCATCGGTACGACGATATACGAATTAGCTCCTGTGGAATGAAAGTCATTACCTTCAATCGATAAATTGTTAACTAGGATTTCATCCCACTGCTCATAGGTTTGCATAGGAATGATTGTCTGAAAAAAAATGTTTCCAGAATAAACAATCTCTAAAAGCATAATAGTAGCAATTATACTTGCTACTATTACCCCCTTTATATTCACTTTTTTTAGCAATTCTTTTATCTGCATCTTCGTCCTCTACGCATGTTCAATCATCTACTGCTTTTCGATAGTAATATTATAAAACTCTGCTGTCTCCTCAGTGCCATTTGTAAGATAGAACTGAATATCTTCCACTGTATTTGTGATAATTAAATCTATAACTTTACAATCTTCGCTTTCTGACACCACCTGCGCAGCAATATTACCCTGCGCCTGCTCTGAGCTCACATCAGTTCCACATACATTCAAATTCTTTCCATTAATCCTAACTGTATAATGACCAGCCTGCAATGAATCATAAGGTCCATGAATTATAGCGCCCAACGTAAGATAAATAACATCTGGAGTTCTAACACCTAAATCATTAAAATCCATTTCTCTAGGAACAAGTACTCCATCGTGTGTGCCATCCAGTAACGTATCAGCTACGTCATCATTTTCAAACACATATACCACTAAATTAGTTGTATAGTATTTATCTATATCGTTATCAAAAAGATATGCATCGTTTATAACAAATCGTTCGTATGGAAGTCCAATTATTCTATCAATAGGATCACCAGAATAATAGTCTAAAACCAAACCATTATCCTCTGCCTCTGTTAATAGCAAACAAGTCTTTCCCTCTTTCTTCTCAAAAACATGCTCATCTACATGCCAGTAATATTTCATCAACCCCAGCTTAGCAGGACTAACTCCAGCCACAGTTAATTTCCCATCAGAATATATCTCCAATGGATACCCAGGCCAATATGTAGCATAGACTTTAGTAACTCCCTTGTCTAAAAGCTGTTGGCAAACTGACTCCTGTGCATTCAGCTTATCCTTCCAACCAACAGTAACTTTTAGAAGATTTAATGAATACGTCATCGTAATCAGAAAAAGTGCTACAACAATAAAAATATTTATCACGATTTTCTTTTTAGTAAATACTCTATATAAGTAGCACCCTGAGAGCACGATACAAACATATACTACGCTTAACACATATCGTTCTGATGTCTGCGAACAAAGTATCACCGCTGCAAGCATAATTGCGTTATGCAAAAAACCAAACAGAACATACAGACACTCAAACTTCTCCATGTTCTTGAAGTAACATAAAAGCATTAACGGAAAAACAACGCAAATCAACCCCGTAGCAATAATAGCCATGGCATTGAATGTAGCATTTCCATCGGCTCTATATCCAAAAATAGTAATTGCATTTCGAACTGTCAGCTTAATATTCAATATGATGCTTTCTGGATTAAGTGATATTGTAAACTTACTATTTCCATTTGCACTCATATTTCTGGAAATATTTATATATCGGTTCAATAAAAAACCTAACGCGAACGGTACTATTATCATTGCTGTCGCCACACCATACTTATGTGTCAGATCTTTTGTTGTATATCTTTTATCTTTTGAAATTATGTAAAGAATAAATTCCATTCCTAAAACAAACATCATAGGAAGGAAATACTCTGCAATAAATCTTTTTCCACCTGTAAGCATTAGCAATAAAAGTATAAAATGAACTGCCCACCATTTTTTACTCTTGAGCTCATCAGACCATAATCCCAAGAAGATTCCCACAACAAAAGTAAGTGCAACCATCTGTGGGCAATAAGCTGCCTGGTACAAATTCATATCTCTGGCATTATCACTGCTAATAAACACACAGAACACAGGCAGCATAAATGCCCATGAATTATTCTTAAACAGCTTTTTTGAAAGCCATATCATACCGCTGCCAGCCAGTACAAAGGATATAGCTGATGATAATGCTCTGGCAAAAGGCTTATTCTTTATAATAGTCATCATCAACAAACTTATTGGTAAAGTATTAAACGTATATACTTCACCATTTACGCCATTCCATGACTTTGGATACAAATTACCTGTTGCCTTCACTGCATTTAAAAAACGAATGGATATTGCACTATCGCCATGTATATACGTCTGACCATATGTCATTATCGTATATATAGCCGATACTGCTGCAATAAAAGCAGCAAAATATATAAACATCCAACTTCTATTTTTCTTCATAACTATTTATCCTTTGAATATTTCTATTACTGCACAATGGTAATATTATAAAATTCCGCTTTGCCATCCATATTGTTCATGACATAAAACTGTATATCATTGATATATTTTTTTATCGTTAAATCCATAACTGCCTGCTCATCAGATACAGACAAAAGAGTATATTCAATATCCTCGTTTTGCTGCTGCGAATATATATCAAATTCACATATATTTAAGTTTTTGCCATTCACAGTAACAATATAATGACCTGGTGAAATGTTAAGATATGGACCATGTACTATTCCACCCTGTGTGATATAAATTACATCCTCTTCCCAGACACCACCGTAGTTAAAGTCAAGCTCTCTTGGATTTAGGATTCCATCATCAAGTCCGTTTGTAAATCTGTCGGCAATATCATTCTTATAAACATAAACAAATACTCTTACAGAGCCATCATATAAATCACCTAATTCCAATCCGTCGATAACATAGACCTCTGCTGGCTCGCCAACTAATCTTGTTGCAGGATCAGAACCATATACTCGCATCTGCTCATTGTATTCGTTTTCGGTAAATATAAGACCACAACGCCCCTCAGTAGGCTCGAATGCATCACTATCTACCTGAGCTACGATCTCACCAAGCGAAGCTCCAA contains:
- a CDS encoding glycosyltransferase family 87 protein — encoded protein: MQIKELLKKVNIKGVIVASIIATIMLLEIVYSGNIFFQTIIPMQTYEQWDEILVNNLSIEGNDFHSTGANSYIVVPMNSSYTSIRINMKPEDAEKIIVRAYYPYEEGFSANYSKKLIVSQDDTTIEFKSDKHVGAVKLQFIGAEDGYADFTLNRIEFGNGKLLFSKRFLVKSFVAWIALVGVMYTLLWIASNLFGRNKNSIFWKTLFVTGICSVIIMGVTKSYYLAGYFHKNLDDVFMDYFNMLSLTFADDVYILKANWPAMCFVILSAMKAFISNPGMPINNAVMLGENAINLRDNEIAMMGFVLIFVACFILIAYSVKSILNSESDRKNILLLLLSGPILCTVERGNLIMVSFAFLMVYLALYNAEDKRLRYIAFFALSLSASIKLYPALFGLLTLRRKKWKETVALAVMGFFTFVIPYFYFDGVVTIIKWLGGMSAANDVLTSNGVGGNYSIRNFTTILGTMLGVKGELYGWIPAVMLVVLLVAALFCKREWERLFLIATACIWFPYFSFTYTLMLYIPAAVVYMNQSDEEKAEIDAFLLGLLQAILILPMWSWVDSFSKRKNLDCPMNVTTFVLNTVIVIIVFKILVGSIFEGRIRRTLEVQIVCIAAAVIVVIFGTINRSYGLEDSFAGKGSSCNPYQIASVEDWRKLQQIVNSGNSVSGVHFIQTADIEFDGVTSVNPVGWGRNNVKFDGVYDGQGYSIKNYYSLSDNDENMGLFGRLSGQIYNVNLENCNIAGSIVGGIAYDVSGTGIISNCYVNGLLYGYRVGGIAAMNSGTIENCVAFVNMEGANKYGVAADYGGKTENCFTNEVIKTGSGSLIDENTLSRVNNYIELNNKTINARQKFLPWLIDGGMFKIVKNM